A single genomic interval of Streptomyces sp. 1222.5 harbors:
- a CDS encoding cobalamin B12-binding domain-containing protein, which yields MDEVMTQPAELAPRDPSGTLDVVVTGLPSDAHTWNLVFIQLLLEDLGHHVVNLGPCISQDEIVESCCKYQPDLLVVSSVNGHGAHDAEHLVRALRARWELAGLPAVVGGKLGVRGADGRDGHGRRLVDAGFDAVFHDEQGLGPFEAFVGALAADRTPCGSAHLPEGAAR from the coding sequence GAGATCCCTCCGGGACGCTGGACGTCGTGGTCACCGGACTGCCGTCCGATGCACACACCTGGAATCTCGTATTCATTCAATTGCTGCTCGAAGACCTCGGGCACCACGTCGTCAATCTGGGGCCGTGCATTTCTCAGGACGAAATCGTCGAGTCGTGCTGCAAGTACCAGCCCGACCTGCTGGTGGTGAGCAGCGTCAACGGCCACGGGGCCCATGACGCCGAACATCTCGTCCGGGCACTCAGGGCCCGCTGGGAACTGGCCGGGCTCCCGGCCGTCGTCGGCGGCAAGCTCGGCGTGCGGGGAGCCGACGGGCGTGACGGGCACGGCCGGCGACTGGTGGACGCGGGCTTCGACGCGGTGTTCCACGACGAGCAGGGCCTCGGGCCGTTCGAGGCGTTCGTCGGCGCGCTGGCCGCGGACCGAACCCCGTGCGGGTCGGCGCACCTCCCGGAAGGAGCGGCACGATGA
- a CDS encoding methylaspartate mutase, with the protein MTSFGRFVAAARARGTLVVQPRMGFSEPARMRAGLLATKRAADAVAGTLTIDSYTRVGDEPAAVRALNEDVSLNGYPITSYSPHTSHWVLDGVPDPSFPVQVRHGSAGPQRIVAALARLGLTATEGGPVSYCLPYGRTPLVDSVRNWQEACEQLAALRADGAEPHLESFGGCMLGQLCPPGLLVAISALEGVFFHRAGLRSISLSYTQQTSPEQDRQAVRALRRLAGELLPDTDWHVVVYTYMGVYPRSRHGARALLERSAELAVRAGAHRLIVKTAAEAHRIPTVAENVEALRIAARAAARTAATAPGDAAAGDPDTADNPVYAEARALVDAVLDLDADLGSALLKAFERGYLDVPYCLHPDNAGRTRSHIDATGRLTWSDIGALPIGRVTARRGARLTAAGLYDALTYVQRRYDQTPDHRSAPDPHRGPADEHAHDHDLLEV; encoded by the coding sequence ATGACGTCCTTCGGACGGTTCGTGGCCGCCGCCCGGGCCCGCGGCACCCTCGTGGTGCAGCCCCGCATGGGCTTCTCCGAACCCGCCCGCATGCGGGCCGGGCTGCTCGCCACCAAGCGCGCGGCCGACGCGGTGGCCGGCACCCTCACCATCGACAGCTACACCCGCGTCGGTGACGAGCCGGCCGCCGTACGCGCCCTCAACGAGGACGTGTCCCTCAACGGCTACCCCATCACCTCCTACAGCCCGCACACCTCCCACTGGGTCCTGGACGGCGTCCCCGACCCGTCCTTCCCCGTCCAGGTCCGGCACGGCTCGGCCGGCCCGCAGCGGATCGTCGCCGCGCTCGCCCGGCTCGGCCTGACCGCCACCGAGGGCGGACCCGTCTCCTACTGCCTGCCCTACGGCCGCACCCCCCTCGTCGACTCGGTCCGCAACTGGCAGGAGGCCTGCGAACAACTGGCCGCACTCCGCGCCGACGGGGCCGAACCGCACCTGGAGAGTTTCGGCGGCTGCATGCTCGGCCAACTGTGCCCGCCCGGACTGCTGGTGGCGATCAGCGCCCTGGAAGGGGTGTTCTTCCACCGGGCCGGACTGCGCTCCATCTCCCTGAGCTACACCCAGCAGACCAGCCCCGAGCAGGACCGGCAGGCGGTGCGCGCGCTGCGCCGGCTCGCGGGCGAACTCCTCCCGGACACCGACTGGCACGTCGTCGTCTACACCTACATGGGCGTCTACCCCCGTTCCCGGCACGGCGCCCGCGCCCTGCTGGAACGCTCCGCCGAACTGGCCGTACGGGCCGGCGCCCACCGGCTCATCGTGAAGACCGCCGCGGAGGCACACCGCATCCCGACCGTCGCCGAGAACGTGGAGGCACTGCGCATCGCCGCCCGGGCCGCCGCCCGCACCGCGGCGACGGCACCCGGCGACGCGGCGGCCGGCGACCCCGACACGGCGGACAACCCCGTATACGCCGAGGCCCGCGCACTCGTGGACGCGGTCCTCGACCTGGACGCCGACCTGGGCAGCGCGCTGCTCAAGGCGTTCGAGCGCGGCTATCTCGACGTCCCCTACTGCCTGCACCCCGACAACGCGGGCCGAACCCGCAGCCACATCGACGCCACCGGCCGCCTGACCTGGTCGGACATCGGAGCCCTGCCCATCGGCCGGGTCACCGCACGCCGCGGCGCCCGGCTCACCGCCGCCGGCCTGTACGACGCCCTGACGTACGTGCAGCGCCGGTACGACCAGACGCCCGACCACCGTTCCGCACCGGACCCGCACCGCGGACCCGCCGACGAGCACGCCCACGACCACGACCTCCTGGAGGTATGA
- a CDS encoding asparagine synthetase A, translating to MTMTVTTTEAVDEALTPFPSSPDAHLTDPRTRATLRVQSRMLTATRAFLTARGFQELLPPLIGPVTDPGIRGSKQVDVDFYGHKYKLMTSAILYKQASLLAFDKIFYIAPNVRLEPVETAVTHRHLAEFHQIDVEIRDARREDAMELAERLVSHVVADAVVAVPAELELLGRDTDTLRQAVAEAFGRVGHGEATAGLIAAGHPQDPAAEIDWQGEEIVSARAHRPFFITDYPKGSRGFYDKENAEQPGVLRNFDLIAAEGYGELASGSEREHDYATLVTRMRETGENPAKYGWYLDLARRGIPASSGFGIGLERFTRYVTGRQAAWQTSAYPKLPGVVSA from the coding sequence ATGACCATGACCGTGACCACCACCGAGGCCGTGGACGAGGCACTGACGCCGTTCCCGTCCTCGCCCGACGCCCACCTCACCGACCCCCGCACCCGGGCCACCCTGCGCGTGCAGAGCCGCATGCTCACCGCCACCCGCGCCTTCCTGACCGCACGCGGCTTCCAGGAACTGCTGCCGCCCCTCATAGGCCCGGTCACCGACCCCGGCATCCGCGGCTCCAAGCAGGTCGACGTCGACTTCTACGGCCACAAGTACAAGCTGATGACCAGCGCCATCCTCTACAAGCAGGCCTCGCTGCTCGCCTTCGACAAGATCTTCTACATCGCCCCCAACGTCCGGCTGGAACCCGTCGAGACGGCCGTGACCCACCGCCACCTCGCCGAGTTCCACCAGATCGACGTGGAGATCCGCGACGCCCGCCGCGAGGACGCGATGGAGCTCGCCGAGCGGCTCGTCTCCCACGTCGTCGCCGACGCCGTCGTGGCCGTGCCCGCCGAGCTGGAACTCCTCGGCCGCGACACCGACACCCTGCGCCAGGCCGTCGCCGAGGCCTTCGGCCGGGTGGGACACGGGGAGGCCACCGCCGGCCTGATCGCCGCCGGGCATCCGCAGGACCCGGCCGCCGAGATCGACTGGCAGGGCGAGGAGATCGTGTCCGCCCGCGCGCACCGCCCCTTCTTCATCACCGACTACCCCAAGGGCTCCCGCGGCTTCTACGACAAGGAGAACGCCGAACAGCCGGGCGTGCTGCGCAACTTCGACCTCATCGCAGCCGAGGGTTACGGCGAACTCGCCAGCGGCAGCGAGCGCGAGCACGACTACGCCACCCTGGTCACCCGCATGCGCGAGACCGGCGAGAACCCCGCCAAGTACGGCTGGTACCTGGACCTGGCCCGCCGCGGCATCCCCGCCAGCTCCGGCTTCGGCATCGGCCTGGAGCGCTTCACCCGGTACGTCACCGGACGGCAGGCCGCCTGGCAGACCAGCGCCTACCCGAAGCTCCCCGGGGTGGTGTCCGCATGA
- a CDS encoding glutamate synthase-related protein — protein sequence MSSALAANGFPEEQVRARARHGAAAVFPAESGYGSGLLGAAPAPYSPAPDDDLERIRIVPPVFMPDRLKKLIDLGREPLYSDVGLETVIGGFTSRLPVYVSAFGSTQVASHDLGEAAGRQAAELGIPLVIGENVVPVNGYRTADDAGVSPLLGRIAAYAGAADDEHGGVAVQQSTEDADAEVWNLVYSDPVSEPLLATGRLAFELKVGQGAKPGLGGLTVLGRDTASRVAEQYAIDEVFGADSDKVLRVSSPGTFTEEILRQQIRLMRNNFPRVRVWVKLHPGRDVALAAATAWAAGADAVTVDGAEGGTAWAPTGFLGHVGLPLADCLRRVGRKDRCLLASGRVWEGTRAVKALALGARAVGLGRAALLAVDEDREAGLRRLVEAFALELRMLTSAVGKYHVNALDPEDLFLPAGWCTPPAAPGAA from the coding sequence ATGAGCAGCGCACTCGCCGCGAACGGGTTCCCCGAGGAGCAGGTCCGCGCCCGCGCCCGGCACGGAGCCGCGGCCGTCTTCCCCGCCGAGTCCGGCTACGGCAGCGGACTGCTCGGCGCGGCCCCGGCACCGTACTCGCCCGCCCCGGACGACGACCTGGAGCGCATCAGGATCGTCCCGCCGGTCTTCATGCCCGATCGGCTGAAGAAGCTCATCGACCTCGGCCGCGAACCCCTCTACAGCGACGTCGGACTGGAGACGGTCATCGGCGGGTTCACCAGCCGCCTGCCGGTCTACGTGTCCGCGTTCGGCTCCACCCAGGTCGCCAGCCACGACCTCGGCGAGGCCGCCGGCCGGCAGGCCGCCGAGCTCGGCATCCCGCTGGTCATCGGTGAGAACGTCGTCCCCGTCAACGGCTACCGCACCGCCGACGACGCCGGGGTCTCCCCGCTGCTCGGCCGGATCGCCGCCTACGCCGGGGCCGCCGACGACGAACACGGCGGTGTCGCCGTCCAGCAGTCCACCGAGGACGCCGACGCCGAGGTGTGGAATCTCGTCTACAGCGACCCCGTCAGCGAGCCCCTGCTCGCCACCGGCCGGCTCGCCTTCGAGCTGAAGGTCGGCCAGGGCGCCAAGCCCGGACTCGGCGGCCTCACCGTCCTCGGCCGCGACACCGCGAGCCGGGTCGCCGAACAGTACGCCATCGACGAGGTGTTCGGCGCCGACAGCGACAAGGTGCTGCGGGTCAGCAGCCCCGGCACCTTCACCGAGGAGATCCTGCGCCAGCAGATCCGGCTCATGCGCAACAACTTCCCCCGCGTCAGGGTGTGGGTGAAGCTCCACCCCGGCCGGGACGTGGCCCTCGCCGCCGCCACGGCCTGGGCGGCGGGCGCCGACGCGGTGACCGTCGACGGCGCCGAGGGCGGCACCGCCTGGGCGCCGACGGGATTCCTCGGCCACGTCGGACTGCCCCTCGCCGACTGCCTGCGCCGCGTCGGCCGCAAGGACCGCTGCCTCCTGGCCAGCGGCCGCGTGTGGGAGGGCACCCGGGCCGTCAAGGCCCTCGCCCTCGGCGCCCGCGCCGTCGGCCTCGGCCGCGCCGCCCTCCTCGCCGTCGACGAGGACCGCGAGGCCGGTCTGCGCCGCCTCGTCGAGGCGTTCGCCCTCGAACTGCGGATGCTGACCAGCGCGGTCGGCAAGTACCACGTCAACGCCCTCGATCCCGAGGACCTGTTCCTCCCGGCCGGCTGGTGCACGCCGCCCGCCGCGCCCGGCGCCGCCTGA